CGGCTGAGCAGGTACGGCGAGGTGCGGGCGTCAGCCGGAGGATTTGGATATCTGAGGGAGTGGATCTGGTGGGCGGGCCTTCTGACAAGTGAGTGAAGAACCAAACAAAGAACACTCGGTTTCCGGAATACCCTTGCAGTGTGAACTCTCTAGTGTGTATATGTTCTATGAGTAATAATAGTAAAGTGAAATTCGAAAACCAAGATACTTAAGTGAGGAAAGCCTTAGAAACACTTTTCCATATGTTTCATATCCAAAAAGGTAATAAAATAACACATATGTACCTGCTATCACAAACTTCCGTTGctgatatttttaatttaaatcttTCCAAATATTAGTCAATTACTTATAACGTACAACGCAAACTAGAGcattaataaacatataacgAATAATCTTTAAAACGTAGAGATAACAACTATTTCCATTTATACACATAAACTTGCCTAATCTATAGAATCGAAGATTAGTTGCGAAGCTTCTCCAGAAATTTGAATACCGTCTGCAAGGGTATATTATCAGAAAAACAGAACCCCTTATCACACTGACCTTATGACTCACTTGCTCTGTTTATTTCTTACAGTGGGTGTGGGAGAAGCGGCCAACTTTGCGGCCTACGCCTTTGCCCCCGCTTCATTGGTCACTCCGTTGGGCGCGCTGAGTGTTATCATCTCAGCCGTGATGGCCTCCAGATTCCTCAACGAGAAGCTAAACTTGCTGGGGAAGATCGGCTGCTTTCTGTGCATACTGGGATCCACCATCATTGTGATTCACTCGCCCAAAGAGAAGGAGATCGAGGATTTGCAGCTGCTATTCGATATGCTTTTGGATCCGGTTTTCATTCTGTACGTGATCTGCATCGTCGGTTCCACGGTGTTTGTGGCCTGCTTCATTGCACCACGGCATGGGCACACCAATGTGGTAGTTTATATCTTCTTGTGCTCCGGCATCGGATCTCTGACTGTGATGTCCTGCAAGGCATTGGGCCTAGCCATACGGCAGACGCTGAATAACGGAGGCAACGTCTTCCTCACATGGATGCCATGGTTCCTGATCCTGGTCACCGTCACTTTCATAGCCATCCAGATGAACTATCTGAACAAGGCGCTGGATATATTCAATACTAGTATAGTTACTCCAGTGTACTATGTAATGTTCACCACCCTGGTGATAGCTGCGTCTGCCATCCTCTTCAAGGAGTTCACCCACATGCGGTTCGATGATATTCTCGGCGATGTGTGCGGCTTCCTGATCGTTATCACAGCTGTGTTCCTGCTCAACGCGTTCAGAGATATTGATATATCGCTGAACGATGTACGTGGACTGATGCGACCGAAAATGCAGCGGGTGTCGCAGTTCGACGAGGAGGTGCTGGTCACCAGCAATACCAAGGAACGGCGGCTGTCCTACGGATCCAGCGACATCTTCCGGAAGGCCTGACACAAGCAGCGCTACCAGGTCTAGTTACATCCCTTGCAGCGGCTGACCTGAAGACAAGGTTGCTTTACTCCGTAAACGAGGCATTGGTCCAAATATCTGTGCATATCACCTGCAATCACTTTCATCTCATCATTTCCATTTATTGTTCCTTCACTCTTGTTATTCATACATTCGCTAGCATAAGCACATAGGTTTAGGTTACACTTACATATATTAAACACGACTTAATGAAAACGATTTGTAattgtagttttattttttgatttttgatatGATATTCGTATCTATGtattactaaaaaaaaaccattaaaaTA
The sequence above is a segment of the Drosophila melanogaster chromosome 2L genome. Coding sequences within it:
- the spict gene encoding spichthyin, isoform A: MNSDGEASSLQMPQVTVGGMLPVEANQSPETAPLSMAETVSNTDFYIGVGLAISSCFFIGSSFIIKKKALIRLSRYGEVRASAGGFGYLREWIWWAGLLTMGVGEAANFAAYAFAPASLVTPLGALSVIISAVMASRFLNEKLNLLGKIGCFLCILGSTIIVIHSPKEKEIEDLQLLFDMLLDPVFILYVICIVGSTVFVACFIAPRHGHTNVVVYIFLCSGIGSLTVMSCKALGLAIRQTLNNGGNVFLTWMPWFLILVTVTFIAIQMNYLNKALDIFNTSIVTPVYYVMFTTLVIAASAILFKEFTHMRFDDILGDVCGFLIVITAVFLLNAFRDIDISLNDVRGLMRPKMQRVSQFDEEVLVTSNTKERRLSYGSSDIFRKA
- the spict gene encoding spichthyin, isoform B; this encodes MNSDGEASSLQMPQVTVGGMLPVEANQSPETAPLSMAETVSNTDFYIGVGLAISSCFFIGSSFIIKKKALIRLSRYGEVRASAGGFGYLREWIWWAGLLTMGVGEAANFAAYAFAPASLVTPLGALSVIISAVMASRFLNEKLNLLGKIGCFLCILGSTIIVIHSPKEKEIEDLQLLFDMLLDPVFILYVICIVGSTVFVACFIAPRHGHTNVVVYIFLCSGIGSLTVMSCKALGLAIRQTLNNGGNVFLTWMPWFLILVTVTFIAIQMNYLNKALDIFNTSIVTPVYYVMFTTLVIAASAILFKEFTHMRFDDILGDVCGFLIVITAVFLLNAFRDIDISLNDVRGLMRPKMQRVSQFDEEVLVTSNTKERRLSYGSSDIFRKAXHKQRYQV